In Deinobacterium chartae, one genomic interval encodes:
- a CDS encoding efflux RND transporter periplasmic adaptor subunit: MTGVSAPVKARRGRLPRALIVGVALAVLGAGGYAGYRHFSAAPASAQTARQTATVARGDLRLSVSGPGTIAAAVTHTVQPQVTGRILSLPEVGQRVTRGELVAQIDPSEAQLDVTNARLTLQKAEATLNTLKASQATARASSEQSARTSGISVRTAQLSLEAARQTLEANERLYAIGGLSRQELDAARTAFRRAQAELESAQVSAQSALSQSSSRSESDAQDLKNAQLAVEQARVSLQQAQQALNHTKIYAPISGVVSEVPLTVGTVAIGNSSSSSQTLFTVIDTSSVDLPVQIDETQIGSVRVGQTAEVTLEALADQVFQGEVTTVSPAASVENNIAVFTVTVRLPNPEGLLKPGMTAEAEIIRQQERGVLLVPKRAVQGVRGRSYVQVAGAGGEPERRRIETGADDGSNVIVTSGLEAGETVLLPVGARTGGAASSGGQIRQGGTFIVPGGAGGPPPGAF; the protein is encoded by the coding sequence ATGACCGGCGTGAGCGCACCGGTCAAGGCGCGCCGGGGCCGCCTGCCCCGCGCCCTGATCGTCGGCGTGGCCCTGGCCGTGCTGGGCGCGGGCGGCTACGCCGGGTACCGGCACTTCAGCGCCGCACCCGCAAGCGCGCAGACGGCCCGGCAGACCGCCACCGTCGCCCGCGGCGACTTGCGCCTCAGCGTCAGCGGACCGGGCACCATCGCCGCCGCCGTGACCCACACGGTACAGCCCCAGGTCACCGGGCGCATCCTCAGCCTGCCCGAGGTCGGACAGCGGGTCACCCGGGGCGAACTGGTCGCGCAGATCGATCCGAGCGAAGCGCAGCTCGACGTGACCAACGCCCGGCTGACGCTGCAAAAAGCCGAAGCCACGCTGAACACCCTGAAAGCCAGCCAGGCCACGGCTCGCGCCTCGAGCGAGCAGAGCGCGCGCACCTCGGGCATCAGCGTGCGCACCGCGCAGCTCAGCCTCGAGGCGGCCCGTCAGACCCTCGAGGCGAACGAGCGGCTGTACGCCATCGGCGGTCTGTCGCGCCAGGAGCTGGACGCGGCGCGCACCGCCTTTCGCAGGGCGCAGGCCGAGCTCGAGTCGGCGCAGGTCAGCGCGCAGAGTGCCCTCAGCCAGTCGAGCAGCCGCAGCGAATCGGACGCGCAGGACCTCAAGAACGCACAGCTCGCGGTGGAGCAGGCACGGGTGAGCCTGCAGCAGGCGCAGCAGGCCCTGAACCACACCAAGATCTACGCCCCGATCAGCGGCGTGGTGTCCGAGGTACCCCTCACGGTCGGCACCGTCGCCATCGGCAACAGCAGCTCGTCGTCTCAGACGCTGTTCACCGTGATCGACACCTCGAGCGTGGACCTGCCGGTCCAGATCGACGAGACCCAGATCGGCAGCGTTCGGGTCGGACAGACCGCCGAGGTGACCCTCGAGGCCCTGGCGGATCAGGTGTTCCAGGGCGAGGTCACGACCGTCTCCCCCGCCGCCAGCGTAGAGAACAACATCGCCGTCTTCACGGTCACCGTGCGCCTCCCCAACCCCGAGGGCCTGCTCAAGCCGGGCATGACCGCCGAAGCCGAAATCATCCGCCAGCAGGAGCGCGGGGTGCTGCTCGTTCCCAAACGCGCGGTCCAGGGCGTGCGGGGCCGCAGCTACGTGCAGGTGGCGGGCGCGGGCGGCGAGCCCGAGCGCCGCCGGATTGAGACCGGCGCGGACGACGGCAGCAACGTGATCGTCACCTCGGGCCTCGAGGCGGGCGAGACCGTGCTGCTTCCCGTCGGCGCGCGCACGGGGGGAGCGGCGTCCTCCGGCGGTCAGATCCGGCAGGGCGGCACCTTCATCGTTCCGGGCGGCGCGGGCGGCCCGCCTCCGGGAGCGTTCTGA